Proteins encoded within one genomic window of Deltaproteobacteria bacterium:
- a CDS encoding TIGR02147 family protein, with translation MTIDIFHFLDYRHYLRERVSELKSEASFNVRMFAERAGISAPGYLKMVTDGKRNLTPKTAKKFAHALELESPRSDYFRTLVLYNQTTDPDRKRAAFDRLMELRPRSQHFTEEKRIKRYFSQPHYVCIREMVALKRFREDYRWIARQCVPSISPTEAREAVATLVELGLLARTPEGRLVQAEGFVRTADQDTQAIEAYHFHEAMLVKARQALTLLPQEERNYYALTVPLPKSMFAEVVKEFYALRDRIMERITHAPEYDDVYHVNFQIFRATKDDGAKG, from the coding sequence ATGACGATCGACATTTTTCACTTCCTGGATTATCGTCACTACCTGCGCGAGCGGGTCAGCGAACTCAAATCGGAGGCTTCATTTAATGTCCGCATGTTTGCGGAGCGCGCCGGAATCAGCGCGCCCGGCTATTTAAAGATGGTCACCGACGGCAAGCGCAACTTGACGCCCAAGACCGCGAAGAAGTTCGCCCACGCGCTCGAACTCGAATCGCCTCGATCCGACTACTTTCGGACACTCGTCCTGTACAACCAAACCACCGATCCGGACCGGAAGCGCGCCGCGTTTGATCGGCTGATGGAACTGCGTCCCCGTTCCCAACATTTCACCGAAGAGAAGCGGATCAAACGCTATTTCAGTCAGCCCCACTATGTCTGCATTCGGGAGATGGTCGCGTTAAAGCGCTTCCGCGAGGATTATCGCTGGATCGCACGGCAATGCGTCCCCAGCATCAGTCCCACCGAGGCGCGCGAGGCCGTGGCAACCTTAGTGGAACTCGGGTTGCTGGCCCGCACGCCAGAAGGACGCTTGGTGCAGGCTGAGGGATTCGTCCGTACCGCAGACCAAGACACGCAGGCGATCGAGGCATACCATTTCCACGAGGCGATGCTGGTGAAAGCGCGACAAGCCCTGACGCTGCTGCCGCAAGAGGAACGGAATTATTACGCCTTGACGGTTCCACTCCCGAAGTCGATGTTCGCCGAAGTCGTGAAGGAATTTTACGCGCTCCGCGATCGCATCATGGAGCGAATCACCCACGCGCCGGAATACGACGACGTGTATCACGTCAATTTTCAAATCTTCCGAGCCACGAAAGACGATGGAGCAAAGGGATAA
- a CDS encoding nucleotidyltransferase substrate binding protein — protein MSTREVHLALCQLEQALQRLETALQSAADADELKQDGVIQRFEFTFELLWKTLKRYLAYLGQPTNNPRDTLKAAFREGLLAEETAYLAMLEDRNICTHVYDYATTRRIFQKIQLQYYRAMRHVAEQLRDRLKTAAP, from the coding sequence ATGAGCACGCGTGAAGTCCATTTGGCACTATGCCAACTCGAGCAAGCGTTGCAGCGGCTGGAGACTGCGCTGCAATCGGCCGCTGATGCGGACGAGCTCAAACAGGATGGCGTGATTCAGCGGTTTGAATTTACGTTTGAACTCCTCTGGAAAACGCTCAAACGCTACTTGGCGTATCTTGGACAACCGACTAATAACCCGCGTGACACCTTGAAGGCCGCGTTTCGCGAGGGACTCTTGGCGGAGGAAACGGCCTATTTGGCCATGCTGGAGGATCGCAATATTTGTACGCATGTGTACGACTACGCCACGACCCGTCGGATCTTTCAAAAAATTCAACTGCAATACTATCGAGCGATGCGCCACGTGGCGGAGCAATTGCGTGATCGTCTGAAAACTGCCGCACCATAA
- a CDS encoding nucleotidyltransferase domain-containing protein, which yields MVATSPGREAEILRDGVALLVRECMPRRIYLFGSRAKGTAQPTSDFDLAVEGAVLQDREKSRIRELLDVVAGLYSTNLIFLDEVDAPFRALVETTGKVVYEHA from the coding sequence ATGGTCGCGACGTCGCCGGGCCGGGAGGCGGAGATCTTGCGTGATGGGGTGGCGCTCTTAGTGCGCGAGTGCATGCCGCGGCGGATCTATTTGTTTGGGTCGCGCGCCAAGGGGACGGCGCAGCCGACTTCCGACTTTGACTTGGCAGTGGAAGGTGCCGTGCTCCAGGACCGAGAAAAATCGCGCATTCGGGAGCTGCTCGACGTCGTAGCCGGATTGTATTCCACGAATCTCATTTTTCTCGACGAGGTCGATGCGCCATTCCGCGCGCTCGTCGAAACCACCGGGAAAGTGGTGTATGAGCACGCGTGA
- the elbB gene encoding isoprenoid biosynthesis glyoxalase ElbB, giving the protein MSKRVAVILSGCGVQDGAEIHESVLTLLHLAQVGAVARCYAPNVAQTRVMNHLSGEAETVSRNALVEAARIARGEIADLALLTVHEADAVIFPGGFGAALNLCSFGTAGVQCTVHPEVERVVRAFHAARKPIGAICIAPAVIAKVLGAEHPRLTIGTDPKTAQQLEAMGAVHVATPVDQICVDDTHRVVTTPAYMLATTIAEADAGISRLVTAIVRWA; this is encoded by the coding sequence ATGAGCAAACGCGTTGCAGTAATTTTGTCCGGGTGTGGCGTGCAAGACGGCGCGGAAATCCATGAGTCGGTCTTAACGTTGCTGCATCTGGCGCAAGTTGGGGCGGTAGCGCGCTGCTATGCCCCGAACGTGGCGCAGACGCGCGTCATGAATCACCTCAGCGGTGAGGCCGAAACCGTTTCGCGCAATGCCCTCGTCGAAGCGGCGCGGATTGCGCGTGGCGAGATTGCCGATCTTGCGCTGCTGACCGTGCATGAGGCCGACGCAGTGATCTTCCCCGGAGGTTTCGGCGCGGCGCTGAACCTGTGCAGCTTCGGCACGGCGGGTGTGCAGTGCACCGTGCACCCGGAAGTGGAACGCGTGGTGCGCGCATTCCACGCCGCCCGCAAACCGATCGGCGCGATCTGCATTGCGCCGGCCGTGATTGCGAAAGTGCTGGGGGCGGAGCATCCCCGTCTTACCATTGGGACCGATCCGAAAACGGCCCAACAACTCGAAGCGATGGGCGCGGTCCACGTCGCGACGCCGGTCGATCAAATCTGCGTCGACGACACGCATCGTGTGGTGACGACGCCGGCCTATATGCTCGCCACGACCATTGCCGAGGCCGATGCTGGGATCAGCCGCCTCGTGACTGCAATCGTCCGCTGGGCGTGA